One window of Pyrus communis chromosome 12, drPyrComm1.1, whole genome shotgun sequence genomic DNA carries:
- the LOC137711556 gene encoding reticulon-like protein B2, translating to MAERTDGVKAAESLMDRISDKIHGHDSSSVVPSSGVVHDKGIGGGHSTSLKSKVNRLFGREKPVHHVFGGGKAADVFLWRDKKASAGVLIALTIIWVFFELFEYHLLTLVSHLLILGIASLFLWSNASTFINKSPPHIPQVQIPEKPVLQIASVITMEINRAFVILREIASGKDLKQFLSVIAGLWVVSVLGKWYNFLTLVYIAVVLLFTLPVFYEKYDDQVDAVAEKALIEIKKQYAVFDAKVMSKIPRGQLKDKKF from the exons ATGGCGGAGCGTACGGACGGAGTGAAGGCGGCGGAGTCTTTGATGGACAGGATATCCGACAAGATCCACGGCCACGATTCGTCGTCGGTGGTGCCGTCGTCGGGGGTGGTGCACGACAAGGGCATTGGCGGTGGCCATTCAACGTCGTTGAAGTCCAAGGTTAACAGGCTCTTTGGGAGGGAGAAGCCCGTGCACCACGTCTTCGGTGGCGGAAAAG CGGCTGATGTTTTCCTGTGGAGGGACAAGAAGGCGTCCGCAGGTGTTCTTATCGCCTTAACGATCATATGGGTTTTCTTTGAATTGTTTGAATACCACCTGCTGACTCTGGTCTCCCACTTGTTGATTCTTGGGATTGCTTCGTTGTTCTTATGGTCCAACGCTTCAACCTTCATTAACAA GTCTCCACCCCACATTCCACAAGTTCAAATTCCAGAAAAGCCGGTTCTACAGATTGCGTCTGTAATCACAATGGAGATCAATCGGGCTTTTGTTATCCTGCGGGAGATTGCTTCTGGCAAGGATCTGAAGCAGTTCCTCTCT GTGATTGCTGGATTGTGGGTTGTGTCTGTCTTGGGGAAGTGGTACAACTTCTTGACCTTGGTGTACATAG CGGTGGTTTTGCTCTTCACGCTGCCTGTATTCTACGAGAAATACGACGACCAGGTGGATGCAGTTGCGGAGAAGGCACTGATTGAGATCAAGAAGCAGTATGCAGTATTTGACGCGAAGGTTATGAGTAAAATTCCTAGGGGGCAATTGAAGGACAAGAAGTTTTAG